The nucleotide window TCGCTCGCTTTACGTTTTGGCAGATCAGCTCAAAAACCTCAAACTCAAAGTGGTGATTCGAAAATTGGCCCTTGAAATGGAGGAAGGAAAAAGCCTTTCGCAAGCCATGGAGAGTCATCCCAGCGTATTTTCTGCCGCAGACCGGGGCATGGTGGCCAGCGGCGAAGCTTCAGGAAATTTAAATGCCATTTTGAACGACATCGCTCACCAATCTGAAAAAAGTGCCATGATCATTTCAAAAGTGCGTGGAGCCATGATTTATCCAGCCGCCATTTTAATCATCATGGGACTGTGCCTCTTTCTTATTTTGACCATGGTGGTGCCCAAACTCACCGACTTATTCACCAGCAGCGGAAAAGCCTTGCCAACCAGCACCAACTTGCTTTTGAAAACTTCGGCTTGGGCTCAAGAATATTGGTTAGCGGTCTTATTGCTTTTTTTGGCCTTCATGCTCGGCCTCATTCTGATGCACCAAACCAAAAAAGGACGTTACAGCATCGATCTTGTGCTTTTGCGTCTCCCCATTTTTGGCAAATTGATCCGTGAACTCATGATTTCCCGTTTTGCACGTATGCTCGCCAGTTTGATGAAAGCCGGAGTGCCCATTGTGCGAGCGCTAGAAATCGATTCCAATGCCCTGGGCAACACCGTGTATCAACAGCGTGTGAATTTTGCCTCTCAAGACGTGGCTCAAGGGATTCCTCTCGGGGAAAACCTGAGTGGAAGCGATTTTCTTTTCCCACCCATGGTGGCTTCCATGGTGCTGGTCGGGGAGCAAACCGCCAATCTTTCAGAAGTTTGTGGGAAAATTGCAGATTACTATGAAGAGGAAGTGGACAATGCCGTGGCTTCGCTTTCCAAACTGATGGAGCCCGTCATTCTGGTGGTCATGGGAGGCATGGTCGGGTTCATTGTGGCGGCAATCATGCAGCCCATCATTTCGCTTTCAGACATTTCCAGCTCCATATAAAAGAGAGCGCTTGCAATTTCAAAGTGACGGAGTAGTATTCTTAAGAAACGTCATTTTAACCATTTACGTCATGAATCTCAGTCCTCTTCGCCGACGAGCGTTCACTCTAATTGAGCTTTTAATTGTCATCACCATCATTGGGATTTTAGCCGTCGCGCTGATCCCAAGACTCACCGGAGGTCCCGGTCGCGCCCGCGATGCTCAGCGCCAAGCCGATTTGCAACAAATCGCAACGGCCATGGAATTTTTGTACAACGACCGAGGGGCTTACCCCAATTTCTCTGGATGCGTCAGCGACATGACCGATCTCAGCAGCTATTTGACCACAGTACCCAGTGATCCTTCCAGCCGCGCCGTTTCTGCCACTCACATCAGTGGAACAGGAGCTCCCACATGTTCAACAGGTTACGCGTATGTGGGCTTGAACGGAGGATCTGCTCCGACGAGCACCTATGGCACTTACAATTCCACCGGTTATTTGCTCATTGCTGATTTGGAAACAGAAACCACACGTGGGCAATCCATTTATGGAGGAGCCACCGCCTTTGCCTTAACCTGGAATGCAACGGCAGCCAGCAATTTCAGCAGCAACTCTACTAAATTGTGTAGCAGTTCTTCGTGTACCGCGACCAATGTTTGGTTGATGTCCGGACGATGATCTCAAGCTAGAAGCCATCTCAAAAAATCCAATTAAAGCCCTTCCCAGCGAGGGGCTTTTTTGTTTGTCAGGAAATATTTTTATATTAATCAAGTCGAAATCATCTCAACAGATTAAATTCGAGGGTAAAGCCCAAAGCTTTTTGCTAGAATAAAACCCGTATGAATCCGCACGCCACTCCACGCTCCACGCGCTTGATCGTACTTGCAATTTTATTCACCTTATTTGCCTCCTTTTTGCCGATGGTTCGGGTGACGGAAGCGTTGAGCATCATTGGAAGGGCGCAATTGGAACTGAGCGGAAATCCTGGGGGAGGCTTGAATGAAATTCGTTCCGTAAGCCCGGTGGAAACACGTTACGACTTGGTGGTGATTTTAGTGGATGAAGAAATCTGGAGCAGCTCATCCAGCGGTTCGGGCTTTTTTTCATTTTTAGGCACCGCGGCTCTGAACGAAAAAATTCAACGTTATGCCGAAGACGTGCAATCCGCTTTGCCGTGGACAAAAAGCATGATCGTGACGGTTTCGCCGGGAGATAGCACAGTAGACATACAGCGTTTTTTAGAAAAATTGTATTTTGAAGGGAATGCCGAGGACAGCGACGCCACGCGCCTTGCGGGAGTAGTAGCCGTGGGACAAGTGCCCTTGCCCGTGGTGAATAAAAACGGATACCGCTTCGTGTCTTTGCTGCCTTACACTGATTTTGAAGAACCTGCCTACATTGTGGACGAAGCCAGCCAAGATTTCGTACTCAACACGGGGGCTCAAAACCTTCAAGCAGAAGTCTGGCATGGAGTCTTAGTGCCTCCTTTGGGGGGACAAGACGGGGTGGATCTGCTCGCGGCTTACTTCGATAAAAATCATGCCTTCCACTCGGGGGAGGAAGAATACATCCGTTTTGATGAAAAAGTCTTCATCGCCGATTTTGTCACGGAGAGTCACACGCTGAATTCTGTGGCTTATGGCGCTTATGAACGTTACACCAATTTGTGGGAAGACTTGGCTTACTACCGTTACACCAATGATTTGATTGAGGAAGTTTTCACCGAAATGCAAAGCACAGTGAATTCGGGGGACATGCTCGACAACGATTTTGACGGCAATTACGACGAAGAAGCCAGCAATAATATGGACGACGACGGAGATGGCCTGGTGGATGAAGATTTAGGGGACGGTTTTTTTGGGATAGACAACGATGGCGATGGTCTAGTGGATGAAGACGGCTCCGCAGATAATAACAACGACGAAGATCATTTGACCGACGAAGATCCTCCAGGGGATGCCAATGCCGACGGCTGTGCAGGGTATTGTGGCAAAGACGACAATGGGGACGCTTCAGACAGCGACGGAGACGGTTACCCCAATGGACTCGAAACAGTGCTGGGCACCGATCCTGCCGATGAAAGTGAACCTTGGAAATCGGTGCTCACCTTTTCGAATGCCGAACCTTATTCCTTCAATTTTTCTACTGCGGATGAAGCCACCGACTACTGGGCAGCAGCTTTCACGGATCAATTTTTTGCTGGAAATGGACTGGACAGTTCCTGTTATTCGAATGGCGCTTATCACCCTGAATGGGACGACGATGAAGACGGTTTCTGCGACGAAGATGGTTCCATCGAAATGCCTGCTGGAGCTTTTTGTGCGTACAACGATGCCGACTGCGACGGCACGGTGGATGAAGACACCCAAGGCTTGCAACCGCGCGCTTTGTTTGAAAATTTACCCGACTTGCAATCCAAAAAATTACTGGAAGGTTTGACTAAAAAATACGTCGAACTCTTCAGTGAGCCCCAAGGAGTTTGGAATCGAGTGGTCAGAGGCACGGGCCGCTACGAAGCTCAAGCGCTCGATTCGAATGAAAGGGCGCTCAGCGATTACGACACGCCGATTTCTCTCATTTCTAAAAAAGATGAATACACTCTAGAGTATTTGCGTGCGGTCAACGACACCCTTGAAAGTTTGACCAACGACTTGGTCAACGAAGAATTGGCTCGTCAAATTCCCGTCATTGGCATGATGGAACTCAGCGGCACCTACACTGCCGAAGAAGAAGACAGCGAAGCACAAGCCATTTGTACGGCGGGGGAAGCAGCAGATTTGACCAGTGACGCCTGTCTACAATTTTTCAATTCCGGATCCAGCGATGGAGTTTTTGATTCGGTGGATTTGCCGCACAATTCCATGGCTGAGTATGTCTCGTCCAACGACGCAGATAAAATTTATATGAACGGAACAGCCCTCACCGACATCGACAGTCCCGCGGCTTGTACCCTTTTCGCAGGGACTTATGAAGAGGACGGTCAGCTCTCGCAATTCAATGCCATGTACAGTACTGATCAGTTGGATTTGAACGTGAATGAAGTCCAGGATTACAAAAATTGTGTGCCCGAATTCGCTTCATATTTGGATGAGATCCCCGAGCTGTGTAGCGTGGCCACTGCCACCGAAGACATTCGCAATTTAGGTGGAGCCATTTCGGCGGATGAACTGGCCGAGCGCATCGGACAAACACCTGAAGAGGCCGCCTCCAATTGGGAAGTGGGTCCCGAAGCGTGTTACGAATTTCGAGAATTCACGACGTATAGCGTCTACTTGCAATCGAATGGACGTTTCAACGATTGGCTGTCTAAAAAACTTCGTAAATTTCAAAAGGACAGCGGACGCGACGAATCGGAATATGAAGAATTTTTAGAACGAGTTCAAGAAAGACGCGAAGAATGGGGACCCGACACTGTCACGCTCCGAAAACATTTTAGAGAACTGGATTTGATTTCTTCCAGCACCGAAATCACCTACACCGTCACCGACATGATGAATGATGTGCTGGGTTATAGAGAAGAGTGGAACGATGATGACATCGACACGTATTTGGCCCTGCACGATGAAGACACGCCCATTGTTATTCAAAATCCTGAGTATGGATCGGGAACAGAAGATTTGGCGAACATCACGGTGTATTTGAACAAAGCCTATCTGAGGGAAGATTCGGAGTCCTTCACTTTGGACGAAGAGGAGGCCGAAATGATTTCTTCCAGCTATTATCACAACGAACCCAACTCAGCCACTTTGAACGCTCAGGCGGCCACTTTGGCTTCGCCCAATCTTCCCATTGATGCGACGCGTCGTGTGGTTTTCATTGATGAAGCGGATGAAAGTCAAACACTGAATTATGTGAATGCGTTCGATGCCAGCACCGTTTCTGACGTGCAAAACCAATTGGACATTTTAGCCGCTGCCGTCGCAAATGTTTCAGAGGGCAGCACTCATGCCAATGACGTGGAAAACTTCATGGATGCACTGAACGTTCATCAATTGGAAGATGCCCTCACGTGGTACCGTTTGAGCATCGATGAAAAACACGATTATGTGCTCAGTCACTATTTGGGCAGCGAAGAGCCTGTTATTTCCAAGGCTCGCAACGGTTACGAAGTGGTGTCCATTATTGCCGATGGCAAGGCCGATGAAATGGTGGCTGCTTTTCATCCCGTAGACGAACAGGAAAGCGATTTGGAATTCATTTACAGGGATTTAGAATTGGCGGAAGCAGCCCTCTCGGAAGATCAAGCGCCCTCCCAACCCGAGCCACTCAGCGCCTTGAGCAACACCACTCCCGTAAACCTGTGGGAATGGTTTCCTGCCGTTGAAACTTGGCTGGGGGAACTGCGAAATTCGGTCAATAATTTTGGAACCTATGGGGGCGGAGCCGTTTGTGGAGACGCTTCCGATTTTGTCCAAGAAAATGGAGATGAAGATGGGAATGGAATCCCCGATGGAGCAGAGGCTACGCTGCGTCTGACTTTAAGCAGTGAAGATTACAGTGTTTTAGAAGCCTATGGTTTAAATGGAGACACTTATGTGGTTTCGGTCAGTGCAAGGCAAGCAGACGATTCTTTGAATGCGCTCGATAACAACACCGAAATTCTGCTGCAAGTCGTCAGCGGCACTGCCAGTGCAGAAATTTTAGGAAGTTCCATTTTGCAGCTCAGCGGTGGAGTGGCCAGTTTTTCCATTGGCGGTCTGGAACCTGGCACCTTCACTTTACAAGCCTCCGCTAGCAACCGTGAAAATGTAACAAACTCCAATCTTTTGAGTGGAACGGTGGAGGAAAAACATTTGAAAGTGAGCACCTTCATTCGTGAAAATGCAGATGGAACCGTGCAAGAAAATCATTCAGGGCAGCGCATTGAAGTCAGGAACGAAAATGGAGAAGTAGTCGCCGTTTTAAATCCTGAAAATGGTGACTTGGAATTGCGCGGCGTGCAGGCCAAACTCTTGGAAGCCACTCCAAATTTGCCCACTCGTGTGAGCATTCAAGATTCGGAAGGCAGAACCTATGGTGTTTTCTTCCTCATCCCTGAAGTCAAAACGGTTGCAATAGGAGATGGCTATGCCGGGGTCTTTGTGGAAACCTTAGATTCAAGCCATGAAGCCCTCCCCACCGATGCAGGCGTGGGCCTCTTCAAAGACACTTTGCAAATGGGCCTTGTTACCGATCATGGACAAATTGCAGTGTCAGAAGGCTATCGTTTGGAATTTGAAAATCCCAGTGAAATAAATCTGTATGAGCCCTTGTACATCACCAATTCAGCAGGAGAGCGTTTCTTCAAAGTGAGCATCAAACATTCCATTCAGCAGGGTTCTTTAGTGGAACCCACGGGCCTCTACGAAAATCATTTGAGCTTGAAACACAAAACGTGGTTCAAACGGGCCCTTGCGGCTTTAGTGATTCCCGATTACGACGCGGACGGATTGGACGATTTGGAAGAATGGGTGATTGGAACGGAGACAAATCTCTCTGACACCGATGAAGACGGCTATTTGGATGGAACTGAAATTTTTTCGGGCTACAGTCCCTTGGAAGAAGAGGAAAAATTATTCACTGATATCGATGGCTCTCATGAGGCCTATTACGCTCTGGCCACTTTGTATTTGCGAGGCATCGTCAAAGGGTACAGCGATGGCACATTTAGACCCGACAATCCCATCACACGTGAAGAATTCATCAAGATCGACTTGGGTGCTATTTGTAAGGATTGCGACAGTTATGAATCCGCTTATGAAGAGGCGCTGATGGCGCTTTACAACCAAGATCCTTTTCCGGATGAAAACATCAGTTCAGAACTTTTAGCCTGTGTCGCAGAGGCAAAAACATCAGGAATTGTTTCGGGCTATGCGGGAGGTGAAGAGGCCGGATTTTTCTTACCGAATCGCCAAATCAGTGTAGCAGAAGCGACGAAAGTTTTAGTTGAAACAGCCGGTTTTGAAAGCCGAACTCCCACGAGCAATGAAGCCTGGTACGTGGGTTATGTAGAAGCGGCACAAGAACACGATTTATTTCCTACCAATCAAGCCCTCACTCGGGAATGGTTGGAGGGAAGCATCACGCGTGCAGAATTCGTGATGATGGCCGTGAATTTGGTGGAGGCACAGGATTGTCGCGCAGTGGACAATGATGCCGACTACTTGAGCGATGTGGAAGAAACCGTGCTCTATGGCACAAACCCTCAAAATGCAGACACCGATTTGGGCGGCGTGAGCGACTTTGATGAAATCGTTCGGAGCAGCGATCCTTTGAATGCCGAAGACGATTTCCCCGCTGACACTTCAGACCAAGAGCAGGAAGATTATTCTGCTTACAGTTCTTTTGAGCATGAAGCGGGGCTCTATTCCGTTTCCTCAAACGATGCCTATGAAAGCATTACCGTGAATGCAGAAAGCGATTCAAGCGCCCCCAATGTGTATACAAACACTATACCCGCCGACGGAGAAGCCACTTTGTATGTGCGTGCCGAAATCACGAATTTGGAAGGAAGCATTTATGTGGATGACAATAGCAGTATTGTCGAGTTTGTGCTTTCCAGTTCAGAACATGGGCGCTTGGACAGCAACCTCATACAAGTGCAAGGTGGGGTCGCAGAAGCAGTGTTCAACGCTTCCCAAAATGCCGGGGAACTGCATGTCAGTGCTCAAGTTCGTGAAGGGGCTCTTCCATATGAAGGCCAGACCATTGAGGTCTATGCAGGCCAACCCACTTCCATGAATTTAGCCTTGGAATCCACCGTCCTTCCCATGGGCGGACAAAGTGTAACGGAGGCCACTTTGACTCTCTACGATCGTTTTGGAAACGTGGCCAATTATGAGACGTATTCAGTGACTTTAGACAGCAATGAAGTGACCTTGCTCGACTTGACGGATGAAGACAACGAAACGCCCGGTTACCAAATCCGCATACAAAATGGAACGCAAGCTTTCCGCGTGCTTTCAAGCGTGGAGGCATCGACAGGAACAATAATGGCAGCACTCACCGAGCAGCCCGATATTCAAGACAACATTGAATTGAATTCCGTGGAAGGACTGAATGTGAACGTGAGTCTTTCGGCTCCGTATCTTTTTGCTGGATCAGAAGGGACTCAAGAAGTGCTCATCACTGTGACCGATGCAGAGGGAACGCTGCAAACCGGTTTTCAGGGCGAAGTGAGCATGAGCACCAGCGATCCCAATCACGGTCATTTTGATGAACCGACATTTTCTTTGAGTGAAGGCAGTGCCGCCGTGACCCTGACTGCCGGCACCTTGGCCGGCAACGGAGCAGTGCTGGTAGAAAGCGCGGGTTTGCAAACCGGCAGTGCAAATTTAGAAGTGAAACCCGCCGAGATTTACGAGTTGCGCATTCGAAAAGACGACGGAGCGATGCGGGCTCAAGCAGGGGAACTAGAATATTTTTGGGTGGAGGGCTATGACGTGTACGGCAATCGTGTCACCACCGATAGCACAACCACAGGCACCTTACGGCTCACAGAAGCCAGCG belongs to Candidatus Peregrinibacteria bacterium and includes:
- a CDS encoding S-layer homology domain-containing protein, with the protein product MNPHATPRSTRLIVLAILFTLFASFLPMVRVTEALSIIGRAQLELSGNPGGGLNEIRSVSPVETRYDLVVILVDEEIWSSSSSGSGFFSFLGTAALNEKIQRYAEDVQSALPWTKSMIVTVSPGDSTVDIQRFLEKLYFEGNAEDSDATRLAGVVAVGQVPLPVVNKNGYRFVSLLPYTDFEEPAYIVDEASQDFVLNTGAQNLQAEVWHGVLVPPLGGQDGVDLLAAYFDKNHAFHSGEEEYIRFDEKVFIADFVTESHTLNSVAYGAYERYTNLWEDLAYYRYTNDLIEEVFTEMQSTVNSGDMLDNDFDGNYDEEASNNMDDDGDGLVDEDLGDGFFGIDNDGDGLVDEDGSADNNNDEDHLTDEDPPGDANADGCAGYCGKDDNGDASDSDGDGYPNGLETVLGTDPADESEPWKSVLTFSNAEPYSFNFSTADEATDYWAAAFTDQFFAGNGLDSSCYSNGAYHPEWDDDEDGFCDEDGSIEMPAGAFCAYNDADCDGTVDEDTQGLQPRALFENLPDLQSKKLLEGLTKKYVELFSEPQGVWNRVVRGTGRYEAQALDSNERALSDYDTPISLISKKDEYTLEYLRAVNDTLESLTNDLVNEELARQIPVIGMMELSGTYTAEEEDSEAQAICTAGEAADLTSDACLQFFNSGSSDGVFDSVDLPHNSMAEYVSSNDADKIYMNGTALTDIDSPAACTLFAGTYEEDGQLSQFNAMYSTDQLDLNVNEVQDYKNCVPEFASYLDEIPELCSVATATEDIRNLGGAISADELAERIGQTPEEAASNWEVGPEACYEFREFTTYSVYLQSNGRFNDWLSKKLRKFQKDSGRDESEYEEFLERVQERREEWGPDTVTLRKHFRELDLISSSTEITYTVTDMMNDVLGYREEWNDDDIDTYLALHDEDTPIVIQNPEYGSGTEDLANITVYLNKAYLREDSESFTLDEEEAEMISSSYYHNEPNSATLNAQAATLASPNLPIDATRRVVFIDEADESQTLNYVNAFDASTVSDVQNQLDILAAAVANVSEGSTHANDVENFMDALNVHQLEDALTWYRLSIDEKHDYVLSHYLGSEEPVISKARNGYEVVSIIADGKADEMVAAFHPVDEQESDLEFIYRDLELAEAALSEDQAPSQPEPLSALSNTTPVNLWEWFPAVETWLGELRNSVNNFGTYGGGAVCGDASDFVQENGDEDGNGIPDGAEATLRLTLSSEDYSVLEAYGLNGDTYVVSVSARQADDSLNALDNNTEILLQVVSGTASAEILGSSILQLSGGVASFSIGGLEPGTFTLQASASNRENVTNSNLLSGTVEEKHLKVSTFIRENADGTVQENHSGQRIEVRNENGEVVAVLNPENGDLELRGVQAKLLEATPNLPTRVSIQDSEGRTYGVFFLIPEVKTVAIGDGYAGVFVETLDSSHEALPTDAGVGLFKDTLQMGLVTDHGQIAVSEGYRLEFENPSEINLYEPLYITNSAGERFFKVSIKHSIQQGSLVEPTGLYENHLSLKHKTWFKRALAALVIPDYDADGLDDLEEWVIGTETNLSDTDEDGYLDGTEIFSGYSPLEEEEKLFTDIDGSHEAYYALATLYLRGIVKGYSDGTFRPDNPITREEFIKIDLGAICKDCDSYESAYEEALMALYNQDPFPDENISSELLACVAEAKTSGIVSGYAGGEEAGFFLPNRQISVAEATKVLVETAGFESRTPTSNEAWYVGYVEAAQEHDLFPTNQALTREWLEGSITRAEFVMMAVNLVEAQDCRAVDNDADYLSDVEETVLYGTNPQNADTDLGGVSDFDEIVRSSDPLNAEDDFPADTSDQEQEDYSAYSSFEHEAGLYSVSSNDAYESITVNAESDSSAPNVYTNTIPADGEATLYVRAEITNLEGSIYVDDNSSIVEFVLSSSEHGRLDSNLIQVQGGVAEAVFNASQNAGELHVSAQVREGALPYEGQTIEVYAGQPTSMNLALESTVLPMGGQSVTEATLTLYDRFGNVANYETYSVTLDSNEVTLLDLTDEDNETPGYQIRIQNGTQAFRVLSSVEASTGTIMAALTEQPDIQDNIELNSVEGLNVNVSLSAPYLFAGSEGTQEVLITVTDAEGTLQTGFQGEVSMSTSDPNHGHFDEPTFSLSEGSAAVTLTAGTLAGNGAVLVESAGLQTGSANLEVKPAEIYELRIRKDDGAMRAQAGELEYFWVEGYDVYGNRVTTDSTTTGTLRLTEASADYATLSSAIFQLNQGADRFGVQVGEVSGRLSIVASAPALLAGTWGGNIEYFTTGEELSGMQPQMLYANVLGAPFGNVNEENYVAGWLLFNEKLKPSAVWFLSQNPINLWLLWMLKETSHWPKMDCSLKSWKAQQ
- a CDS encoding prepilin-type N-terminal cleavage/methylation domain-containing protein, producing the protein MNLSPLRRRAFTLIELLIVITIIGILAVALIPRLTGGPGRARDAQRQADLQQIATAMEFLYNDRGAYPNFSGCVSDMTDLSSYLTTVPSDPSSRAVSATHISGTGAPTCSTGYAYVGLNGGSAPTSTYGTYNSTGYLLIADLETETTRGQSIYGGATAFALTWNATAASNFSSNSTKLCSSSSCTATNVWLMSGR
- a CDS encoding type II secretion system F family protein, translating into MNVDNPNTTRLDIGLSREDQERIENLRTVNLDKKSRNPSTFFKQLNDAVIGWTKISLREKVTFFQLLAVMINAGMPIIRSLYVLADQLKNLKLKVVIRKLALEMEEGKSLSQAMESHPSVFSAADRGMVASGEASGNLNAILNDIAHQSEKSAMIISKVRGAMIYPAAILIIMGLCLFLILTMVVPKLTDLFTSSGKALPTSTNLLLKTSAWAQEYWLAVLLLFLAFMLGLILMHQTKKGRYSIDLVLLRLPIFGKLIRELMISRFARMLASLMKAGVPIVRALEIDSNALGNTVYQQRVNFASQDVAQGIPLGENLSGSDFLFPPMVASMVLVGEQTANLSEVCGKIADYYEEEVDNAVASLSKLMEPVILVVMGGMVGFIVAAIMQPIISLSDISSSI